The proteins below come from a single Leifsonia sp. 1010 genomic window:
- a CDS encoding MFS transporter, with product MNPAARRVQGVYLTLMLGNTLAASFIWGINTLFLLDAGLSNFEAFAANAFFTAGMVIFEIPTGVVADTVGRKASYVLGTITLSVTTGLYWMLWLWHAPFVWWAIVSVLLGLGFTFFSGAVDAWLVDALAFAKYTGSLEAVFGRGLVVTGIAMFAGSVLGGVIAQATNLGVPFLLRAGVLVVMLVFAAIVMKDLGFTPDHSMDPVAATRNVLKQSIDHGLRKRSVRWMILSAPFASGVGIYAFYALQPYLLELYGDTTAYSIAGLAAAILSLAQVAGGVLAPRIRGLFAKRTTTVIGASLTSILVLVVLGLTSLFWLAIVLLVIWGFVFAVAGPVRQAYLNDMIPSKQRATVLSFDSLFGSLGGVFIQPALGRAADLWGYGTSLVIGGVVELIGVPFLFASRRQKDPADTRTAQTDPEPVEPIGPGSATAAGPDVAGPSSP from the coding sequence GTGAATCCGGCGGCCCGCCGGGTGCAGGGCGTCTACCTGACCCTGATGCTCGGCAACACGCTGGCGGCGTCGTTCATCTGGGGCATCAACACCCTCTTCCTCCTCGACGCCGGGCTCTCGAACTTCGAGGCGTTCGCCGCGAACGCGTTCTTCACCGCCGGGATGGTGATCTTCGAGATCCCGACGGGTGTCGTCGCGGACACGGTCGGCCGCAAGGCCTCGTACGTGCTGGGCACGATCACGCTGTCGGTGACCACGGGCCTGTACTGGATGCTGTGGCTGTGGCACGCCCCGTTCGTCTGGTGGGCGATCGTGTCGGTGCTCCTAGGCCTCGGCTTCACCTTCTTCTCCGGCGCGGTGGACGCCTGGCTCGTCGACGCCCTGGCGTTCGCCAAGTACACCGGGAGCCTGGAGGCCGTGTTCGGCCGCGGCCTGGTGGTCACCGGCATCGCGATGTTCGCCGGGTCGGTTCTCGGTGGGGTGATCGCCCAGGCGACCAACCTCGGCGTGCCGTTCCTGCTCAGAGCCGGGGTGCTGGTCGTCATGCTGGTGTTCGCCGCCATCGTGATGAAAGACCTCGGCTTCACCCCCGACCATTCGATGGACCCGGTCGCGGCGACCAGGAACGTGCTGAAGCAATCGATCGATCACGGGCTGCGCAAGCGGTCGGTGCGCTGGATGATCCTGTCGGCGCCGTTCGCCTCCGGCGTCGGCATCTACGCCTTCTATGCGCTGCAGCCGTACCTGCTGGAGCTCTACGGGGACACGACCGCATACTCGATCGCCGGTCTGGCCGCCGCCATCCTCTCGTTGGCTCAGGTCGCGGGCGGTGTGCTCGCCCCGCGCATCCGGGGCCTGTTCGCGAAGCGCACCACGACGGTGATCGGGGCATCGCTGACGAGCATCCTCGTCCTCGTGGTGCTGGGGCTGACCAGCCTCTTCTGGCTCGCGATCGTCCTGCTGGTGATCTGGGGCTTCGTGTTCGCGGTGGCCGGCCCGGTGCGTCAGGCCTACCTGAACGACATGATCCCCTCGAAGCAGCGCGCGACGGTGCTGTCGTTCGACTCGTTGTTCGGGAGCCTCGGCGGGGTGTTCATCCAACCGGCCCTCGGGCGCGCGGCCGACCTGTGGGGATACGGCACGTCGCTCGTCATCGGCGGAGTGGTCGAGCTGATCGGCGTCCCGTTCCTGTTCGCGAGCCGCCGCCAGAAGGACCCGGCGGACACCAGGACGGCGCAGACGGACCCCGAGCCGGTGGAGCCGATCGGGCCGGGGTCCGCAACGGCCGCCGGCCCGGACGTGGCCGGGCCGTCGTCGCCGTGA
- a CDS encoding amino acid ABC transporter ATP-binding protein — translation MAAETAMTAPVKAGRVAVEGIHKRFGPVEVLKGIDLEIEPGEVVCIIGPSGSGKSTLLRLLNRLEDPSAGRVIVDGEDITAPKTNIDAVRSRMGMVFQNFNLFPHMTVLENITISLRKVKRIGKAEADRIAVERLTEVGLAHKASSRPAQLSGGQQQRVAIARALAMDPELMLFDEVTSALDPELVKGVLDVMTGLAKAGMTMVVVTHEMGFARRVADRVVFMDGGVIVEQGAPADIFDHPHSERLKRFLSQVL, via the coding sequence ATGGCAGCAGAGACGGCGATGACGGCACCGGTGAAGGCCGGTCGGGTGGCTGTGGAGGGAATCCACAAACGCTTCGGCCCGGTCGAGGTGCTGAAGGGCATCGACCTCGAGATCGAGCCGGGAGAGGTGGTGTGCATCATCGGCCCGTCCGGTTCCGGCAAGTCGACGCTCCTGCGTCTGCTGAACCGGCTGGAGGATCCCAGCGCCGGTCGGGTGATCGTCGACGGTGAGGACATCACGGCGCCGAAGACGAACATCGACGCGGTGCGCAGCCGCATGGGGATGGTGTTCCAGAATTTCAACCTGTTCCCGCACATGACCGTTCTGGAGAACATCACGATCTCCCTGCGCAAGGTCAAGCGGATCGGCAAGGCTGAGGCTGACCGGATCGCGGTGGAGCGTCTGACCGAGGTGGGGCTCGCTCACAAGGCCTCGTCGCGCCCCGCCCAGCTGTCCGGCGGTCAGCAGCAGCGCGTCGCCATCGCCCGCGCGCTGGCGATGGACCCGGAGCTCATGCTGTTCGACGAGGTCACGTCGGCGCTGGACCCCGAACTGGTCAAGGGTGTTCTGGATGTGATGACCGGTCTCGCGAAGGCAGGCATGACGATGGTCGTTGTCACCCATGAGATGGGCTTCGCACGTCGGGTGGCCGATCGGGTCGTCTTCATGGACGGGGGAGTCATCGTCGAGCAGGGCGCTCCGGCCGACATCTTCGACCATCCCCATTCGGAGCGGTTGAAGCGGTTCCTGTCGCAGGTGTTGTGA